The Aedes albopictus strain Foshan chromosome 2, AalbF5, whole genome shotgun sequence region TGTTGCGCAAAAAGGTTACACTTTCCAGAAGCAGTATCTACCGAAGATTCTCCAAAGTGCATAGCCGTCGGTAGTCCATCTTCCTTGCGCTTAGACTTTACAAAAGACCAAAAGCGTTTTGGGTGTAGTCGAAGATTCCTCTGAACTCGGTCAACATATCGAGCGTATGAAAGTCGATTGTAGCTAGTGTATTTGTTGCTAGCAAACACGAAACAACGTTTCAGCTGAGGAGAACGATTCCGTCGGTATTTTCGAAGTGCTGACCTTCTTCGGCATTTCAGTTTACGGAGGTATCGGTTTGTCCAGGGTGGTTTTAACGGAGGACGCTTGAAAGGGACACGATGCTCAATAATGCGTCGAATTTCACTGCTGAACGATTCAACCATGTCATCCAAATTAAGATCTGAGTCCAAAAATTGCCAATTAATTGAAAAAATGTCTTTGGTGAGCACTTCATAATCAGCACGACGGAAATCGAAAAGCGCGCCTTCTGGAGCCTGCTCGTATTTTACCGGTAGAGACATCACAATATCGATTTCTATTGCGGGGTGAGCGGTATCGACTACAACGAGCGCTTCGACTGCTTCGGAAAGATGACAGGCTGGTAGTGACAAGTCATTCACCAGAACCAGATCAAGAATACCGCTATTGGCGTTTTTAACCGAATTAATTTGCGTCAAGTTATGGAAGCAAAAGCCATCGTATAGTATACTACCGGGACCTGTGAGATTTGAACCTCTAGTATCAAGTTTAAGGCCACCATCCTCAGAAGGTAACCAAAGCATCTCCGAATGGTTGTAGTCACCAAAAAGTAGGGCATAATCGTGTTGGCTTAAACCGGACATAATAGAGTCGATGGATTCCAAGTGCTGCTGAATGAGGAACAGGTCATTTTTGTAATCCGGGGGTAGATAAAGTACTCCAACGCTGACATCAAACCCATTAAGATGAACCTTCACCCAGAGTTGCTCTAGCCGATTACTAACAGGCGAAGGGTCAATACAAGATTGAAGACTGGACGAAACGGCCACTAGAACTCCACCACCTCTTGTTTTTCTGCTGTTTAGCCTACTGCGATCAGTTCTGTACACTGTATATGCGTTACCAAACAGCTGAGTTGAAGATATAACGTCATCGAGCCAAGTTTCCGTCAACACAATGACGTCGTACTCCGCTTCCGCAGCTGCTACGAAGAACGAATCGATTTTAGTGCGAAGTCCTCTGGTATTTTGATAATACACTCTCAGTTGTGAGAGGGGATCGGGTTCAGGGTCAGCGGCAGTCGAAACACTAGGAGCGGTCTCAAACACAGGACTGGGACAAGCGTGGCGATTGGAATCAGCGTGGCGTCTAAAATCAGCGTGGCTGCTGGAATTGAGAGGAACTTCAGGCAGCGAACTGAACGTATTGGGAGCGTACTTGCCTGAGAACGGATTTCGGAAGACCCCGTCTCCTGTctcaaacacaggaccgggacgactgctggtcgctggctggatTGGCACGACTGTGTTGAGCGGATTCGGGGCTTCCTTTGGGCTTACGGCAAGTGTGCGTCCCGGTGGTTGGTAGCGAAGCGTTGGAGAACGTGATGGAGTACTCCCGTGGCGACTGGAAGCAGCGTGGCGAGTGGGGCTAGCGTGACAATCTGAACCAGCGCGACTACTGGAATTGAGAGGTACTTCAGGCAGCGAACTGAACGTATTGAGAGCGTACTTGCCTGAAAACGGATTTCGGAAGACCCCGTCTCCTGTctcaaacacaggaccgggacgactgctggtcgctggctggatTGGCACGACTGTGTTGAGCGgattcgccaatccggagacggcgggttcgattcccgttcaggtcgagaaaattttctcgactccctgggcatagtgtatcattgtacttgccacacaatgtacaaattcatgcaatggcaggcaaagaaagcccttcaattaataactgtggaagtgctcaaagaacactaagtagaagcgaggcaggccaaatcccagtgggaacgtcgagccataaagaagaagaagttgaagtAACTGCTatataaatcgtaaaaaaatcttgcaggaaacCTTCAAGAAATACTTGATAAAATCGTTGGAATACGTTGATAGCACTTGTTTTTCATGCGATAGCAAAAATAATCGACAAAATAttgttattacggttttgacgtgacatatttttttcttgtaatttccAGGCCCTTGTAGATACAAAGAGTAATCAGTAACCTCCTAAACTAAAATACTAGAAAAAAGTGTGTACATATACATCAATTAATGAGCGCCATCTATGTACCCCATTCTAAAAACttttgataatcacgaaggggtCACTACATACCTTTCA contains the following coding sequences:
- the LOC134286090 gene encoding uncharacterized protein LOC134286090 yields the protein MLFDPHSVVVYPKERTLKPYHTNEEVTEYQYHSTTASQYPGKYALNTFSSLPEVPLNSSSRAGSDCHASPTRHAASSRHGSTPSRSPTLRYQPPGRTLAVSPKEAPNPLNTVVPIQPATSSRPGPVFETGDGVFRNPFSGKYAPNTFSSLPEVPLNSSSHADFRRHADSNRHACPSPVFETAPSVSTAADPEPDPLSQLRVYYQNTRGLRTKIDSFFVAAAEAEYDVIVLTETWLDDVISSTQLFGNAYTVYRTDRSRLNSRKTRGGGVLVAVSSSLQSCIDPSPVSNRLEQLWVKVHLNGFDVSVGVLYLPPDYKNDLFLIQQHLESIDSIMSGLSQHDYALLFGDYNHSEMLWLPSEDGGLKLDTRGSNLTGPGSILYDGFCFHNLTQINSVKNANSGILDLVLVNDLSLPACHLSEAVEALVVVDTAHPAIEIDIVMSLPVKYEQAPEGALFDFRRADYEVLTKDIFSINWQFLDSDLNLDDMVESFSSEIRRIIEHRVPFKRPPLKPPWTNRYLRKLKCRRRSALRKYRRNRSPQLKRCFVFASNKYTSYNRLSYARYVDRVQRNLRLHPKRFWSFVKSKRKEDGLPTAMHFGESSVDTASGKCNLFAQHFKSAFSGADVTPALIAEAIRDTPSDVIDFGIFDVTEEHVLNAIRKLKYSTSPGPDGIPSSLLKRCSAAFLMPLTKLFNHSLQQGCQPSPHQLGIEDEAGAEGKALDRSILPHPARCCLYCLGSKLDKAGWRLLGWSGI